One Streptosporangium sp. NBC_01495 DNA window includes the following coding sequences:
- a CDS encoding nucleoside deaminase, translated as MTNNDENYLRRAIELAAKARAAGDAPFGSLLVGPDGTILAEDHNTVLSDGDISAHPELKLARWAARELDPGVAAATTMYTSCQPCSMCAGAIERSGLGRVVFALSNEQLASLKPGGGWPRVSQEGPALFDEARVPVEGYYV; from the coding sequence ATGACGAACAATGATGAAAACTATCTCCGCAGGGCCATCGAGCTCGCCGCCAAGGCGCGGGCGGCCGGAGACGCCCCGTTCGGGTCGCTGCTGGTGGGCCCGGACGGCACGATCCTCGCCGAGGACCACAACACGGTCCTCAGCGACGGCGACATCAGCGCCCATCCCGAGCTGAAACTGGCCAGGTGGGCGGCCCGAGAGCTCGACCCCGGCGTCGCGGCGGCCACGACCATGTACACCAGCTGCCAGCCCTGCTCCATGTGCGCGGGCGCCATCGAACGGTCCGGTCTCGGCCGCGTCGTGTTCGCGCTCTCCAACGAGCAGCTCGCGAGCCTCAAGCCGGGGGGCGGCTGGCCGCGCGTGTCCCAGGAGGGTCCCGCGCTGTTCGACGAGGCGCGCGTCCCGGTCGAGGGCTACTACGTCTGA
- a CDS encoding alpha/beta fold hydrolase has translation MSDSAFGGESGQEEAKDEAADVSRTTGAAGFRYPGRGRAGPADPADPSRPSETAPIGDSTVSIPLPPSFAHHAIDADGVRVNTYVSGDGPPVLLLHGYPQTHLIWHRVAPVLAREHTVVLTDLRGYGDSDKPPSAPDHGPYSKRVMAHDQLLVMRSLGFDRFAVAGHDRGARVGHRLTLDEPRAVTRLAVLDIVPTRHAFRHADAAFALGYYHWFFLAAGDGVPERMIGADPGYWIRAHMKVQHGGTPFDPAAQDEYVRCFSDPAAVHASCEDYRAAASVDLRHDDADADAGRRVTCPVLALWGERGFVGRNYDVLDVWRRYADDVRGQAVPSGHYIPEEVPEMTAELLGSFLSGSPVTTRQRSSPLDQT, from the coding sequence GTGAGTGATTCGGCCTTCGGCGGGGAATCCGGTCAGGAGGAGGCCAAGGACGAGGCCGCGGACGTGTCCCGGACGACAGGCGCCGCCGGGTTCCGGTATCCAGGCAGGGGGCGGGCCGGACCGGCCGACCCCGCAGACCCGTCGCGCCCATCGGAGACGGCACCGATCGGAGACAGCACCGTGAGCATTCCCCTGCCCCCCTCGTTCGCCCACCACGCGATCGACGCCGACGGCGTGCGCGTCAACACGTACGTCTCGGGCGACGGCCCGCCGGTGCTGCTGCTGCACGGCTACCCGCAGACCCATCTCATCTGGCATCGGGTGGCGCCCGTGCTCGCCCGCGAGCACACCGTGGTCCTCACCGACCTGCGGGGGTACGGGGACAGCGACAAACCTCCTTCCGCGCCGGATCACGGCCCCTACTCCAAGCGGGTGATGGCGCACGACCAGCTGCTGGTCATGCGCTCGCTCGGCTTCGACCGCTTCGCGGTGGCGGGCCACGACCGCGGAGCGCGGGTCGGCCACCGCCTGACCCTGGACGAGCCCCGGGCGGTGACCAGGCTGGCCGTGCTGGACATCGTGCCCACCCGCCACGCGTTCCGGCACGCCGACGCCGCGTTCGCGCTCGGCTACTACCACTGGTTCTTCCTCGCCGCGGGCGACGGCGTCCCCGAGCGCATGATCGGCGCGGATCCCGGCTACTGGATCCGCGCCCACATGAAGGTCCAGCACGGCGGGACCCCGTTCGACCCGGCGGCCCAGGACGAGTACGTCCGCTGCTTCTCCGACCCGGCGGCCGTCCACGCCTCCTGCGAGGACTACCGGGCCGCCGCGAGTGTCGACCTGCGCCACGACGACGCCGACGCGGACGCGGGCCGGCGCGTGACCTGCCCCGTACTCGCCCTGTGGGGCGAGCGCGGTTTCGTCGGGCGCAACTACGACGTCCTGGACGTCTGGCGGCGGTACGCGGACGACGTGCGCGGCCAGGCGGTGCCCAGCGGCCACTACATCCCCGAGGAGGTGCCCGAGATGACGGCGGAGCTGCTCGGCTCGTTCCTCTCCGGGAGCCCGGTCACGACGCGACAGCGATCGAGTCCCCTCGATCAGACGTAG